Proteins from one Ricinus communis isolate WT05 ecotype wild-type chromosome 9, ASM1957865v1, whole genome shotgun sequence genomic window:
- the LOC8261508 gene encoding probable protein phosphatase 2C 35, with amino-acid sequence MGCVHGKCCSRYPSSSDGDSRHQHEVGHLGSKHILTQRSLEIVPVPSHNFKLQYSVLTQRGYYPDSPDKENQDSFCIKTQIQGNPNIHFFGVFDGHGLYGAECSNFVKDRLVEILANDPMLLNDPVKAYSSAFLRTNSELHSSKIDDSMSGTTSITVLVIGDKIYVANVGDSRAVIGVKNGNRIVAEDLSNDQTPFRKDEYERVKLCGARVLSVDQVEGYKDPNIQTWDDEESQGGDPPRLWVPNGMYPGTAFTRSVGDSTAETIGVIADPEVSVVQLMPNHLFFVVASDGVFEFLSSQTVVDMVARYADPRDACAAIAGESYKLWLEHENRTDDITIIIVHIKESSNPATGAMDGTAEVNRNQASSRARKETSDFSSASGSEIYRSMRSEFSDPQLTVIRSAAIVVPSPSHQRHMELDGG; translated from the exons ATGGGTTGTGTCCATGGCAAGTGTTGTAGTCGCTATCCATCATCATCAGATGGTGATTCAAGGCACCAACATGAAGTAGGTCATCTGGGCAGTAAGCATATACTGACTCAAAGGTCACTTGAGATTGTTCCTGTCCCTTCTCATAACTTCAAGTTGCAATACTCTGTTTTGACTCAGAGAGGTTACTATCCAGACTCTCCAGATAAGGAAAACCAAGACAGTTTCTGTATTAAAACTCAAATTCAAGGTAACCCAAATATCCATTTCTTTGGTGTATTTGATGGGCATGGTCTATATGGTGCTGAATGTTCAAATTTTGTCAAGGATAGATTAGTTGAGATATTAGCAAATGATCCCATGCTGTTGAACGACCCTGTTAAAGCTTATAGTTCTGCATTTTTAAGGACAAACTCTGAGTTACACAGTAGCAAAATTGATGATTCTATGAGCGGTACCACTTCAATAACTGTTCTTGTTATTGGAGATAAGATTTATGTTGCTAATGTGGGTGATTCAAGAGCCGTGATTGGTGTTAAGAATGGGAATAGAATTGTAGCTGAGGATTTGTCTAATGATCAAACCCCATTTAGGAAAGATGAGTATGAGAGGGTGAAATTATGTGGAGCTCGAGTTCTGAGTGTTGATCAAGTGGAAGGGTACAAGGATCCTAATATCCAGACATGGGATGATGAGGAAAGTCAAGGGGGTGATCCTCCTAGGTTGTGGGTGCCGAACGGGATGTATCCAGGAACTGCGTTTACAAGAAGTGTTGGGGACAGCACAGCTGAGACAATTGGTGTAATTGCTGATCCAGAGGTTTCTGTTGTTCAACTCATGCCAAATCATCTGTTTTTCGTGGTTGCAAGTGACGGAGTTTTTGAGTTCCTTTCAAGTCAAACTGTTGTTGATATG GTGGCAAGATATGCAGATCCCCGAGATGCATGTGCAGCCATTGCTGGAGAGTCATATAAACTATGGCTGGAGCATGAAAATCGGACAGATGATATTACAATCATTATTGTACACATTAAAGAATCCTCTAAT CCAGCTACTGGTGCTATGGATGGAACTGCCGAAGTCAATAGGAATCAAGCGAGTTCAAGGGCACGAAAAGAAACCTCTGATTTTTCTAGTGCCTCGGGGTCAGAGATTTACCGATCAATGAGGAGTGAATTCTCAGATCCGCAGCTTACTGTGATTCGAAGTGCAGCTATtgtggttccatctccatctCATCAGAGGCACATGGAATTG GATGGGGGTTAG
- the LOC8261507 gene encoding S-adenosylmethionine decarboxylase proenzyme 4 — MAVSGFEGFEKRLELHFFGDDPVMVDNMGLRLLEFESLVNVLNAVQCTVVSAVGNQYFDAYVLSESSLFVYPTKIIIKTCGTTQLLKSIRPLLHYACNLGLSLCSCRYTRGNFIFPKSQPFPHTSFKEEVIYLEETLPSNLCYRKASVMPSKMTSHSWHVFTASDQNHFISQNHHLYTIEVCMTELDRVLARKFFQPAGDGKNGDVAGKEMTKLTGIGDINPGAIICDFAFDPCGYSMNGIDSDRYSTIHVTPEDGYSYASFECVGSIFDDSDDDVAEVLKKVVQVFRPATMSVSTTCNSHEVWTRVAHSLDPLGMKCRSCTVDEFPATGSVVFQTFTARRK, encoded by the coding sequence ATGGCTGTGTCTGGATTTGAAGGTTTTGAGAAAAGACTGGAGCTTCATTTCTTTGGTGATGACCCAGTGATGGTTGACAATATGGGTCTTAGGCTTCTTGAATTTGAGTCATTAGTAAATGTATTAAATGCTGTACAATGTACTGTTGTATCTGCTGTTGGTAACCAGTATTTCGATGCTTACGTGTTATCAGAATCAAGTCTCTTTGTCTACCCTACCAAGatcatcatcaagacttgtggGACCACCCAACTCCTCAAATCCATCCGTCCATTGTTACACTATGCTTGCAATCTCGGCctttctttgtgttcttgtagGTACACAAGAGGTAACTTTATCTTCCCTAAATCACAGCCTTTCCCTCATACCAGTTTCAAAGAAGAAGTCATCTATCTCGAGGAAACTCTTCCTTCCAACCTTTGCTACAGAAAAGCTTCCGTTATGCCTTCTAAGATGACTTCTCATTCATGGCATGTCTTTACTGCTAGTGATCAAAATCATTTCATATCTCAAAACCACCATCTTTACACCATTGAGGTTTGCATGACTGAGCTTGACCGCGTCTTGGCTCGTAAGTTCTTTCAGCCAGCTGGTGATGGCAAGAATGGTGATGTAGCCGGCAAAGAAATGACTAAACTTACGGGTATTGGTGATATCAATCCGGGGGCTATAATTTGCGATTTTGCATTTGACCCTTGTGGATATTCCATGAATGGTATTGATAGTGATCGTTACTCCACCATTCATGTTACCCCAGAAGATGGTTACAGCTATGCAAGCTTTGAATGTGTCGGGTCCATCTTCGACGatagtgatgatgatgttgCTGAGGTTTTAAAGAAAGTTGTTCAAGTTTTCCGCCCAGCAACGATGTCTGTATCTACTACATGCAATAGCCATGAAGTGTGGACACGTGTTGCCCATTCACTCGACCCACTTGGAATGAAATGCCGGAGTTGCACAGTGGATGAGTTCCCAGCCACAGGAAGCGTTGTATTTCAAACGTTCACGGCCCGCCGGAAGTAA
- the LOC8261506 gene encoding probable galacturonosyltransferase-like 4: MALIWSFPSRLLLLGLLSLLQLHHPFTTTVGGIRLGTIIRKPSPELPIFREAPSFRNGDGCGSRDTDVIHISMTLDVNYLRGTMAAVLSMLQHTTCPENLSFHFLSVHYEPELHSSINSTFPFLKFKVYRFDSSRVRGKISRSIRQALDQPLNYARIYLADIIPTDVKRVIYLDSDIVVVDDVSKLWSVDMGNKVVAAPEYCHANFTQYFTETFWSDKELAKTFEGRTPCYFNTGVMVVDVDKWRKGEYTERVEKWMVVQKQKRIYQLGSLPPFLLVLAGNIKAVNHRWNQHGLGGDNFEGKCRSLHPGPISLLHWSGKGKPWLRLDSRKPCIVDHLWAPYDLYRSSRHSLEE, from the coding sequence ATGGCCTTGATTTGGAGCTTCCCATCTCGTCTTCTCCTCCTTGGCCTCCTGTCCCTTCTCCAACTCCACCACCCTTTCACCACCACTGTAGGCGGCATCCGCCTTGGCACGATTATCCGCAAACCCTCTCCGGAACTCCCCATTTTTCGGGAAGCACCCTCATTTCGCAATGGCGACGGGTGTGGCTCTCGAGACACAGATGTTATACATATTTCCATGACACTAGATGTTAATTATCTTCGTGGTACAATGGCGGCAGTACTTTCGATGCTACAACACACAACATGCCCTGAAAACCTctcatttcattttctttctgttcATTATGAGCCCGAACTCCATTCCAGCATAAATTCTACATTCCCTTTCTTGAAGTTCAAGGTGTATCGCTTCGACTCGAGCCGGGTACGAGGCAAGATTTCTAGGTCTATTAGACAAGCTCTTGATCAGCCTTTAAATTACGCAAGGATCTATCTTGCTGATATCATACCGACTGATGTTAAACGAGTAATCTACTTGGATTCAGATATTGTTGTCGTAGACGATGTTTCAAAGTTATGGAGTGTGGATATGGGAAACAAAGTGGTGGCTGCACCTGAATATTGCCATGCAAATTTTACTCAGTACTTCACAGAAACGTTTTGGTCAGATAAAGAATTGGCAAAGACATTTGAAGGAAGGACTCcatgttattttaatacagGAGTAATGGTGGTGGATGTCGATAAATGGAGGAAAGGAGAGTACACAGAAAGAGTTGAGAAATGGATGGTGGTGCAGAAACAAAAGAGGATATATCAATTGGGATCTCTGCCGCCATTTTTGCTGGTTTTGGCAGGGAATATAAAGGCAGTAAACCATAGATGGAACCAACATGGACTAGGTGGTGATAACTTTGAAGGGAAATGCAGGAGTTTGCACCCTGGTCCAATTAGCCTTCTTCATTGGAGTGGGAAGGGAAAACCATGGTTAAGGTTAGATTCTAGGAAGCCATGCATAGTTGATCATTTATGGGCTCCGTATGACCTCTATCGTTCATCAAGACACTCATTGgaagaataa
- the LOC8261505 gene encoding AP-5 complex subunit mu: protein MRGGCGIRALWILNNLDAVVFSRRFPVVEKQWRAACKSENKSSNDEDPVKYSILPLLCNDSELANAFLERKKREGSTRGYGIRVNQSTEGSDSWVDDPITRHVISLHIGTEEKEEGESGLLWPLILHVRGPYSILVLPLVEPRHLKVYMKLCTRSDCGNAVGVDESISSLLLDLPSITGAFMVALAIGDIISGDVVDPEVVVSVSPSVGGLLDSLTGSIGISGISSRAKPVAAPVASATPFSTAATGSITSDAPKIGSRLLDKEALRNFISSAMPFGTPLDLNFSNVFAIKANGFSSSDLPPSDLKQPAWKPYLYKGKQRILFTVHETVHAAMYDRDEISDTISISGQINCRAELEGLPDVSLPLTGLNKAHVEVLSFHPCAQAPEQAADKQAMMFSPPLGNFVLVRYQANCAIGPPIMGFYQLSMVSEDEGAFLFKLRIMEGYKAPLTMEFCNVTMPFPRRKVVSFDGTPSLGAVSTTEHSIEWKIIPSGRSLTGKSIEATFPGTIRFAPWQTQRLPSSKTGSGDMSDGDSDVEAESTNNMVNVEEFLMDKMSKDLPPVDLEEPFCWQAYNYAKVSFKITGASVSGMSIDPKSVSIYPAVKAPVELSTQVTSGDYILWNTLGKCPSAATA from the exons ATGCGTGGCGGTTGCGGCATTAGAGCTCTTTGGATCCTCAATAATCTCGACGCCGTCGTTTTCTCCAG GAGGTTTCCGGTTGTAGAGAAGCAATGGCGAGCTGCTTGTAAGAGCGAAAATAAAAGCTCAAATGACGAGGATCCTGTTAAGTACAGTATATTACCTCTTCTCTGTAATGATTCTGAGCTTGCTAATGCTTTTCTGGAGAGGAAGAAAAG AGAGGGTTCGACGCGAGGGTATGGCATACGTGTGAATCAGTCGACTGAAGGGTCGGATTCTTGGGTTGATGACCCCATTACTCGTCATGTTATAAGTCTCCATATAGGCACAGAGGAAAAGGAGGAAGGAGAGAGTGGCTTGTTATGGCCTTTAATTTTGCATGTAAGAGGCCCTTACTCTATTCTTGTGTTGCCATTGGTTGAGCCAAGGCATTTGAAGGTGTATATGAAATTGTGCACAAGATCTGATTGTGGAAATGCTGTTGGTGTGGATGAAAGTATATCTTCCCTCCTGCTTGATCTTCCATCCATCACAGG GGCTTTCATGGTGGCACTTGCTATTGGTGACATAATTAGTGGTGATGTGGTGGATCCAGAGGTGGTTGTAAGTGTGTCACCATCCGTGGGAGGACTATTAGATTCCTTAACTGGAAGCATAGGGATATCGGGCATCTCCTCTAGGGCAAAACCTGTGGCTGCACCTGTTGCATCTGCCACCCCATTCAGCACTGCTGCTACTGGATCTATTACATCAGACGCTCCAAAAATTGGTTCAAGGCTTTTGGATAAAGAAGCTCTTCGAAATTTCATAAGTAGTGCAATGCCCTTTG GTACTCCTTTGGATCTCAACTTCTCCAATGTCTTTGCTATCAAGGCTAATGGCTTTTCTTCATCAGATCTGCCACCATCAGACCTTAAACAACCAGCATGGAAGCCATATCTttataaaggaaaacaaagaatattatttacaGTCCACGAGACTGTTCATGCTGCCATGTATGATAGAGATGAGATTTCAGATACTATATCCATCTCAGGCCAAATCAATTGCAGAGCAGAATTGGAAGGATTGCCTGATGTATCACTCCCTTTGACGGGGTTGAACAAGGCTCATGTTGAGGTTTTATCTTTCCATCCTTGTGCTCAAGCTCCAGAACAAGCTGCGGATAAGCAGGCTATGATGTTTTCACCCCCATTAGGCAATTTTGTTTTGGTCCGTTATCAGGCAAATTGTGCCATTGGCCCTCCTATAATGGGATTTTACCAGTTGTCAATGGTCTCTGAAGATGAAGGTGCCTTTTTATTCAAATTGCGCATAATGGAAGGCTATAAGGCTCCCTTAACAATGGAGTTCTGTAATGTGACTATGCCTTTTCCTAGGAGAAAGGTTGTATCTTTTGATGGGACCCCCTCTCTTGGAGCGGTATCAACCACAGAGCACTCAATTGAATGGAAAATTATACCAAGTGGTAGAAGCCTCACTGGGAAAAGTATTGAAGCAACTTTCCCTGGAACGATTCGCTTTGCACCATGGCAAACTCAAAGACTGCCTTCCTCTAAGACTGGGTCTGGAGACATGAGCGATGGAGATAGTGATGTTGAGGCAGAGAGCACAAACAATATGGTAAATGTGGAGGAATTCTTAATGGATAAAATGAGCAAGGATCTTCCTCCAGTTGATCTAGAGGAACCATTTTGTTGGCAGGCATATAATTATGCCAAA GTATCCTTCAAGATTACTGGGGCTTCTGTGTCTGGAATGTCTATTGATCCTAAATCG GTGAGCATCTATCCTGCTGTTAAAGCGCCTGTGGAGTTGTCAACTCAG GTTACTTCTGGGGATTATATATTGTGGAATACATTGGGGAAGTGTCCATCTGCAGCAACAGCTTAA
- the LOC8261504 gene encoding F-box/LRR-repeat protein 4 isoform X1: MRGHDWINTCLPDELIVEIFRHLDSKPSRDACSLVCWRWLSLERLSRTTLRIGASGNPDLFVKLLAGRFHNVKTIHIDERLSISNPVPFGRRRLSDHSAPFLKVHSEKDDGQLESYSLSDGGLNALGHGFPRLENLSLLWCSTISSAGLTALAYSCIFLKSLDLQGCYVGDRGLAVVGKCCKQLEDLNLRFCESLTDTGLIELAQGCGKSLKSLGVAACVKITDISLEAVGSYCKSLETLSLDSESIHTSGVLSIAQGCPSLKVLKLQCTNVTDEALIAVGTCCLSLELLALCSFQRFTDKGLRSIGDGCKKLKNLTLSDCYFLSDKGLEAIASGCRELTHLEVNGCHIIGTLGLEAIGRSCSHLTELALLYCQRISNHALLEIGKGCKFLQALHLVDCSSIGDDAICSIAKGCRNLKKLHIRRCYEIGNKGIVAIGEHCKFLMDLSLRFCDRVGDEALIAIGQGCSLHHLNVSGCHLIGDAGIIAIARGCPELSYLDVSVLQNLGDMAMAELGEGCPLLKDVVLSHCRQITDVGLAHLVKNCSMLESCHLVYCPGITAAGIATVVSSCTNIKKVLVEKWKVSERTKRRAGSVISYLCVDL, translated from the exons ATGCGAGGCCATGATTGGATCAACACGTGTCTTCCGGACGAGTTAATCGTTGAGATCTTCAGGCATCTCGACTCGAAGCCGAGCCGCGACGCCTGTTCTCTAGTCTGCTGGCGGTGGCTATCCCTCGAGCGCCTCAGCCGTACTACTCTCCGCATCGGCGCGTCCGGTAACCCGGACCTATTCGTCAAACTGCTCGCGGGCCGTTTCCACAATGTCAAGACCATTCACATTGATGAGCGACTTTCCATTTCTAATCCTGTCCCTTTT GGAAGAAGAAGGCTGAGTGATCATTCTGCGCCGTTTCTTAAGGTACATTCTGAGAAAGACGACGGCCAGTTGGAATCGTACAGTTTATCTGATGGTGGATTGAATGCTCTTGGCCATGGCTTTCCAAGGCTTGAAAATTTAAGCTTACTATGGTGCTCTACTATCTCAAGTGCGGGTTTAACGGCACTCGCCTACAGTTGCATTTTCTTGAAGTCTTTGGATTTACAG GGTTGCTATGTTGGAGATCGTGGTTTGGCAGTTGTTGGAAAGTGTTGTAAGCAGCTTGAAGATTTGAACTTACGCTTTTGTGAAAGTTTGACTGACACAGGCTTGATTGAGTTAGCCCAAGGCTGTGGAAAATCACTAAAGTCTCTCGGTGTTGCAGCTTGTGTAAAAATTACTGACATATCATTGGAAGCTGTGGGTTCTTACTGCAAATCTCTTGAAACTTTATCTCTCGATTCTGAATCGATCCATACTAGTGGTGTTCTTTCTATAGCCCAAGGATGCCCTTCTTTGAAAGTATTGAAGCTGCAATGTACCAATGTTACAGATGAGGCTTTGATAGCTGTCGGAACCTGTTGTTTATCACTAGAGTTGCTGGCTTTATGCAGTTTCCAGCGATTTACTGACAA GGGATTGCGCTCCATCGGGGATGGGTgcaagaaattgaaaaatcttACTCTAAGCGATTGCTATTTCTTGAGTGACAAGGGTTTAGAAGCAATTGCCAGTGGCTGTAGAGAACTAACTCATCTTGAAGTTAATGGCTGCCACATTATTGGAACACTTGGACTGGAGGCCATTGGAAGATCTTGCTC ACACCTCACGGAGTTGGCTTTGTTATACTGCCAGAGGATTAGTAATCATGCTCTTCTGGAGATTGGAAAGGGTTGTAAGTTCTTACAGGCTCTTCATCTGGTAGATTGTTCTAGTATTGGTGATGATGCCATTTGCAGTATAGCTAAAGGCTGCAGGAACTTGAAGAAACTTCATATCCGTCGATGTTATGag ATTGGAAACAAGGGAATCGTAGCAATTGGTGAGCATTGTAAGTTTCTCATGGATCTTAGCCTTCGGTTTTGTGATAG GGTGGGGGATGAGGCCCTTATTGCCATAGGTCAAGGTTGCTCCTTGCATCACCTGAATGTTAGTGGCTGTCACCTAATTGGTGATGCAGGAATAATAGCTATTGCAAGAGGATGCCCGGAACTCAGTTACCTAGATGTGAGCGTACTTCAG AATTTGGGGGATATGGCAATGGCTGAATTAGGAGAAGGCTGTCCATTACTGAAGGACGTTGTGCTGTCACACTGTCGTCAAATAACTGATGTTGGTCTAGCACATCTTGTCAAAAATTGCAGCATGCTGGAGTCCTGCCACCTGGTTTATTGCCCAGGTATAACTGCAGCTGGAATCGCCACGGTGGTGTCTAGTTGTACAAACATAAAGAAGGTTCTGGTGGAGAAATGGAAGGTCAGTGAGAGGACAAAAAGAAGAGCAGGCTCTGTCATTTCCTATCTATGTGTCGACCTTTAG
- the LOC8261504 gene encoding F-box/LRR-repeat protein 4 isoform X2 — MRGHDWINTCLPDELIVEIFRHLDSKPSRDACSLVCWRWLSLERLSRTTLRIGASGNPDLFVKLLAGRFHNVKTIHIDERLSISNPVPFVHSEKDDGQLESYSLSDGGLNALGHGFPRLENLSLLWCSTISSAGLTALAYSCIFLKSLDLQGCYVGDRGLAVVGKCCKQLEDLNLRFCESLTDTGLIELAQGCGKSLKSLGVAACVKITDISLEAVGSYCKSLETLSLDSESIHTSGVLSIAQGCPSLKVLKLQCTNVTDEALIAVGTCCLSLELLALCSFQRFTDKGLRSIGDGCKKLKNLTLSDCYFLSDKGLEAIASGCRELTHLEVNGCHIIGTLGLEAIGRSCSHLTELALLYCQRISNHALLEIGKGCKFLQALHLVDCSSIGDDAICSIAKGCRNLKKLHIRRCYEIGNKGIVAIGEHCKFLMDLSLRFCDRVGDEALIAIGQGCSLHHLNVSGCHLIGDAGIIAIARGCPELSYLDVSVLQNLGDMAMAELGEGCPLLKDVVLSHCRQITDVGLAHLVKNCSMLESCHLVYCPGITAAGIATVVSSCTNIKKVLVEKWKVSERTKRRAGSVISYLCVDL; from the exons ATGCGAGGCCATGATTGGATCAACACGTGTCTTCCGGACGAGTTAATCGTTGAGATCTTCAGGCATCTCGACTCGAAGCCGAGCCGCGACGCCTGTTCTCTAGTCTGCTGGCGGTGGCTATCCCTCGAGCGCCTCAGCCGTACTACTCTCCGCATCGGCGCGTCCGGTAACCCGGACCTATTCGTCAAACTGCTCGCGGGCCGTTTCCACAATGTCAAGACCATTCACATTGATGAGCGACTTTCCATTTCTAATCCTGTCCCTTTT GTACATTCTGAGAAAGACGACGGCCAGTTGGAATCGTACAGTTTATCTGATGGTGGATTGAATGCTCTTGGCCATGGCTTTCCAAGGCTTGAAAATTTAAGCTTACTATGGTGCTCTACTATCTCAAGTGCGGGTTTAACGGCACTCGCCTACAGTTGCATTTTCTTGAAGTCTTTGGATTTACAG GGTTGCTATGTTGGAGATCGTGGTTTGGCAGTTGTTGGAAAGTGTTGTAAGCAGCTTGAAGATTTGAACTTACGCTTTTGTGAAAGTTTGACTGACACAGGCTTGATTGAGTTAGCCCAAGGCTGTGGAAAATCACTAAAGTCTCTCGGTGTTGCAGCTTGTGTAAAAATTACTGACATATCATTGGAAGCTGTGGGTTCTTACTGCAAATCTCTTGAAACTTTATCTCTCGATTCTGAATCGATCCATACTAGTGGTGTTCTTTCTATAGCCCAAGGATGCCCTTCTTTGAAAGTATTGAAGCTGCAATGTACCAATGTTACAGATGAGGCTTTGATAGCTGTCGGAACCTGTTGTTTATCACTAGAGTTGCTGGCTTTATGCAGTTTCCAGCGATTTACTGACAA GGGATTGCGCTCCATCGGGGATGGGTgcaagaaattgaaaaatcttACTCTAAGCGATTGCTATTTCTTGAGTGACAAGGGTTTAGAAGCAATTGCCAGTGGCTGTAGAGAACTAACTCATCTTGAAGTTAATGGCTGCCACATTATTGGAACACTTGGACTGGAGGCCATTGGAAGATCTTGCTC ACACCTCACGGAGTTGGCTTTGTTATACTGCCAGAGGATTAGTAATCATGCTCTTCTGGAGATTGGAAAGGGTTGTAAGTTCTTACAGGCTCTTCATCTGGTAGATTGTTCTAGTATTGGTGATGATGCCATTTGCAGTATAGCTAAAGGCTGCAGGAACTTGAAGAAACTTCATATCCGTCGATGTTATGag ATTGGAAACAAGGGAATCGTAGCAATTGGTGAGCATTGTAAGTTTCTCATGGATCTTAGCCTTCGGTTTTGTGATAG GGTGGGGGATGAGGCCCTTATTGCCATAGGTCAAGGTTGCTCCTTGCATCACCTGAATGTTAGTGGCTGTCACCTAATTGGTGATGCAGGAATAATAGCTATTGCAAGAGGATGCCCGGAACTCAGTTACCTAGATGTGAGCGTACTTCAG AATTTGGGGGATATGGCAATGGCTGAATTAGGAGAAGGCTGTCCATTACTGAAGGACGTTGTGCTGTCACACTGTCGTCAAATAACTGATGTTGGTCTAGCACATCTTGTCAAAAATTGCAGCATGCTGGAGTCCTGCCACCTGGTTTATTGCCCAGGTATAACTGCAGCTGGAATCGCCACGGTGGTGTCTAGTTGTACAAACATAAAGAAGGTTCTGGTGGAGAAATGGAAGGTCAGTGAGAGGACAAAAAGAAGAGCAGGCTCTGTCATTTCCTATCTATGTGTCGACCTTTAG
- the LOC8261504 gene encoding F-box/LRR-repeat protein 4 isoform X3, whose protein sequence is MRGHDWINTCLPDELIVEIFRHLDSKPSRDACSLVCWRWLSLERLSRTTLRIGASGNPDLFVKLLAGRFHNVKTIHIDERLSISNPVPFGRRRLSDHSAPFLKVHSEKDDGQLESYSLSDGGLNALGHGFPRLENLSLLWCSTISSAGLTALAYSCIFLKSLDLQGCYVGDRGLAVVGKCCKQLEDLNLRFCESLTDTGLIELAQGCGKSLKSLGVAACVKITDISLEAVGSYCKSLETLSLDSESIHTSGVLSIAQGCPSLKVLKLQCTNVTDEALIAVGTCCLSLELLALCSFQRFTDKGLRSIGDGCKKLKNLTLSDCYFLSDKGLEAIASGCRELTHLEVNGCHIIGTLGLEAIGRSCSHLTELALLYCQRISNHALLEIGKGCKFLQALHLVDCSSIGDDAICSIAKGCRNLKKLHIRRCYEIGNKGIVAIGEHCKFLMDLSLRFCDRVGDEALIAIGQGCSLHHLNVSGCHLIGDAGIIAIARGCPELSYLDVSVLQRHWAVEL, encoded by the exons ATGCGAGGCCATGATTGGATCAACACGTGTCTTCCGGACGAGTTAATCGTTGAGATCTTCAGGCATCTCGACTCGAAGCCGAGCCGCGACGCCTGTTCTCTAGTCTGCTGGCGGTGGCTATCCCTCGAGCGCCTCAGCCGTACTACTCTCCGCATCGGCGCGTCCGGTAACCCGGACCTATTCGTCAAACTGCTCGCGGGCCGTTTCCACAATGTCAAGACCATTCACATTGATGAGCGACTTTCCATTTCTAATCCTGTCCCTTTT GGAAGAAGAAGGCTGAGTGATCATTCTGCGCCGTTTCTTAAGGTACATTCTGAGAAAGACGACGGCCAGTTGGAATCGTACAGTTTATCTGATGGTGGATTGAATGCTCTTGGCCATGGCTTTCCAAGGCTTGAAAATTTAAGCTTACTATGGTGCTCTACTATCTCAAGTGCGGGTTTAACGGCACTCGCCTACAGTTGCATTTTCTTGAAGTCTTTGGATTTACAG GGTTGCTATGTTGGAGATCGTGGTTTGGCAGTTGTTGGAAAGTGTTGTAAGCAGCTTGAAGATTTGAACTTACGCTTTTGTGAAAGTTTGACTGACACAGGCTTGATTGAGTTAGCCCAAGGCTGTGGAAAATCACTAAAGTCTCTCGGTGTTGCAGCTTGTGTAAAAATTACTGACATATCATTGGAAGCTGTGGGTTCTTACTGCAAATCTCTTGAAACTTTATCTCTCGATTCTGAATCGATCCATACTAGTGGTGTTCTTTCTATAGCCCAAGGATGCCCTTCTTTGAAAGTATTGAAGCTGCAATGTACCAATGTTACAGATGAGGCTTTGATAGCTGTCGGAACCTGTTGTTTATCACTAGAGTTGCTGGCTTTATGCAGTTTCCAGCGATTTACTGACAA GGGATTGCGCTCCATCGGGGATGGGTgcaagaaattgaaaaatcttACTCTAAGCGATTGCTATTTCTTGAGTGACAAGGGTTTAGAAGCAATTGCCAGTGGCTGTAGAGAACTAACTCATCTTGAAGTTAATGGCTGCCACATTATTGGAACACTTGGACTGGAGGCCATTGGAAGATCTTGCTC ACACCTCACGGAGTTGGCTTTGTTATACTGCCAGAGGATTAGTAATCATGCTCTTCTGGAGATTGGAAAGGGTTGTAAGTTCTTACAGGCTCTTCATCTGGTAGATTGTTCTAGTATTGGTGATGATGCCATTTGCAGTATAGCTAAAGGCTGCAGGAACTTGAAGAAACTTCATATCCGTCGATGTTATGag ATTGGAAACAAGGGAATCGTAGCAATTGGTGAGCATTGTAAGTTTCTCATGGATCTTAGCCTTCGGTTTTGTGATAG GGTGGGGGATGAGGCCCTTATTGCCATAGGTCAAGGTTGCTCCTTGCATCACCTGAATGTTAGTGGCTGTCACCTAATTGGTGATGCAGGAATAATAGCTATTGCAAGAGGATGCCCGGAACTCAGTTACCTAGATGTGAGCGTACTTCAG AGACATTGGGCGGTGGAATTATAG